In the genome of Patagioenas fasciata isolate bPatFas1 chromosome 12, bPatFas1.hap1, whole genome shotgun sequence, one region contains:
- the LOC139828948 gene encoding olfactory receptor 14J1-like — translation MSYDRYVAICKPLHYGTLLGSRACVHMAAAAWATGFLNALLHTANTFSLPLCKGNALDQFFCGIPHILKLSCSDTYLRELGLIVVSCCLAFMCFIFIVVSYVQIFTAVLRIPSEQGRHKAFSTCLPHLAVVSLFISTGSFAYLKPPSISSPAEDLVVSVLYSVVPPAVNPLIYSMRNQELKDALWKQMTGFHLKL, via the coding sequence atgtcctacgaccgctacgttgccatctgcaaacccctgcactacgggaccctcctgggcagcagagcttgtgtccacatggcagcagctgcctgggccactgggtttctcaatgctctgctgcacacggccaatacattttcactgccactgtgcaagggcaatgccctggaccagttcttctgtggaataccccacatcctcaagctctcctgctcagacacctatctcagggaacttgggcttattgtggtcagttgctgtttagcttttatgtgcttcattttcattgtggtgtcctatgtgcagatcttcacggccgtgctgaggatcccctctgaacagggacggcacaaagcattttccacctgcctccctcacctggctgtggtctccctctTTATCAGTACAGGTtcctttgcctatctgaagcctccctccatttcctcccctgcagaggatctggtggtgtctgttctgtactcggtggtgcctccagcagtgaaccccctcatctacagcatgaggaaccaggagctcaaggatgccctgtggaaacagatgactggatttcatctgaagctataa